The region TAATATAGGGTGAGAAGAAAAAAAGCCTTTTATCGCCGAGGAATCTTTTCTTGCCTGGGAGTCTATATAATTGCATTCCTGGTTCAAATAATGCATGGTAACCTCTACCCAGAGGACAGGCACTTATTAAAATGACTACGCCATTTTGTTTTATTATGGAATCATTAGCCGAGCGATAGAAATCAAAGGCATTTTCTGATTGTAATAATTCTGTATCCTTTGGATAGGCATTGAGGATAACAACATCTGCCTGATGAGGGATATTTGTCATATAAATCTCTCTGGCAAATCTTACTGCCTCGCGATGTGCCTCAACAATATCTCCTGCTACTACCTTTGCTATTTGTCTTTTAGAATTAGGAACAATATTAATCCCAATATCCACGCCAATATTTTTAGCAATCTGTTCTAATTCCGCCCGAAATTTATTCCCTTCAACTACCCCGATACTACCTTTCAATCCCATAAGAACAGCCTTATGACTTCTAACTAACCACTCTATACCTGTTAATCCCGGCGAGACTATCTTCGCCCCACCACTAAACCCGGCAAATGGATGTGGAATGACACTGCCGACGACAATTTTAAATTCTGCCTCCAAAAAGAATCTATTGATTCGGATACCATGGACAGTTGAAAGATTTTCAAATGGATTATGATTATAAATATCAAATCTCTTAACTATTTCCCTGCCTAATTTTTTGATTAAATCATCTCGGAGTAACGGTCTATGTCCGCCTGTGCTAATAATTATTTTTATATCTTTATCATCTATGCCACCTATTTTTAGTTCTTTTAAGATTAGTTGGAGAATATCCTCAAGTGGAGAAGGTCTTGTGATATCCTCAACAGCAATAGCGGCCGTAGTTTTGCCTCTGACTAATTCGCTTATTCTTTTACTACCAATGGGATTATAAAATGCCTTTTCTATTTCATTAATGGGTATTGGAGGTGCATCTACCATATTATATTCCTCAATTTCCCAGTTATCCGGGAATTCAAGGATAAATTGCTCATCTCCATACCAGGCTTTAAAAGGAATAGATATATTTTTCATTCTTACCTCTTATTTTTAACAAAATTTGCAATGGCTGATATTGAGTCAAAGTTTTCTGGCATAAGTTCTTCATCGTCAATTTTAACTGAAAATGTAGATTCAATAAATGTAAGTAGTTTAACCATATTAAATGAATCGATGATGCCTTTTTCTAATAATGAATCATTATTACTTAGTTCAGTCATCGAGTCTTCTAAAAGGTCATCCTCGATAAATTTTCTAATTGCTCCTTCAATCTCCATACAAAGCCTCCTTATTTTTGGTAATTGGTAACTGGTGAATGGTGATTAGTTACCAGCTACCATTTAACCGATTACTTACTTTATAAGTAACTATTCAGCATACCAAGCAAGTAGGAAGGAGGAAGTAGGAAAGTAGGAAAGGGGGAGACATTGCCCCCAGAAGAGGGATACCGTGCACATTCTTTATCCCTTTCCTACTTCCCTACTACCTACTTGCCTACTATTTTCATTGCTCTGTCCTCCGCAGATTAATATTCATCCCCCAAATGACTGACGGATTACAGTTGTCTAAAATCATCTAACTTCTCATTCATTTTCTTTCCCTTTCCTACTTCCCTACTCTCCTACTTTCCTACAAGGTGAAAGTTACCTTTTAAGAACTGATTTAATGTAACCGTTCAGGGCTATACATTAGAAGTGTAAACAAGGAGAAATGGGGAAAAGGGAGAATTGGAGAAATGGCTCAAACTTTTTCTTGCTCCACCCTTCGGACATCAATCCTGGAGTCTGCGAAATTTACCAGTAACCCTATTTCTTTATCCACTGCTACAGGCATTAATAATCCTAT is a window of bacterium DNA encoding:
- a CDS encoding lactate racemase domain-containing protein is translated as MKNISIPFKAWYGDEQFILEFPDNWEIEEYNMVDAPPIPINEIEKAFYNPIGSKRISELVRGKTTAAIAVEDITRPSPLEDILQLILKELKIGGIDDKDIKIIISTGGHRPLLRDDLIKKLGREIVKRFDIYNHNPFENLSTVHGIRINRFFLEAEFKIVVGSVIPHPFAGFSGGAKIVSPGLTGIEWLVRSHKAVLMGLKGSIGVVEGNKFRAELEQIAKNIGVDIGINIVPNSKRQIAKVVAGDIVEAHREAVRFAREIYMTNIPHQADVVILNAYPKDTELLQSENAFDFYRSANDSIIKQNGVVILISACPLGRGYHALFEPGMQLYRLPGKKRFLGDKRLFFFSPYINYLDFCKVFWSDYFFFDNWQKLITELKKIYPDNCQIAIFPYSSIQLAQNEG
- a CDS encoding acyl carrier protein, with translation MEIEGAIRKFIEDDLLEDSMTELSNNDSLLEKGIIDSFNMVKLLTFIESTFSVKIDDEELMPENFDSISAIANFVKNKR